One segment of candidate division WOR-1 bacterium RIFOXYB2_FULL_36_35 DNA contains the following:
- a CDS encoding sporulation initiation inhibitor Soj — protein sequence MGAIISFVNQKGGVGKTTTTVNLAAYLASFNKKVLVIDIDPQGNATVGCGIERQSLEMCIYNILVDQVPVIDAIKKTIVSNLDIIPATSRLAGAEVELVSVFEREFRLKKALSAAKDIYDYLMIDCPPSLNLLTVNALTASDEVMIPIQCEYYALEGISQLISTLDLVRERLNPMLKVGGVLLTMHDQRTVLANQVVEEARKHFGAKVFQTIIPRNVRLAEAPSFGQPIMFYDPTSKGALAYEKLSREVIGDE from the coding sequence ATGGGAGCAATAATTTCCTTTGTTAATCAGAAGGGTGGGGTTGGTAAAACAACCACTACGGTTAATTTGGCTGCTTATTTAGCCTCTTTTAATAAAAAAGTTTTGGTGATAGATATAGATCCTCAAGGAAATGCAACGGTTGGCTGTGGGATTGAAAGACAAAGTCTTGAAATGTGCATATATAACATCCTTGTTGATCAAGTTCCTGTTATTGATGCTATTAAGAAGACAATTGTGAGTAATCTTGATATTATTCCCGCGACATCCCGTTTGGCTGGAGCTGAAGTTGAACTGGTATCGGTTTTTGAGAGGGAGTTTAGATTGAAAAAAGCGCTTTCTGCTGCAAAAGATATTTATGATTATCTAATGATTGATTGCCCCCCCTCCTTAAATCTTTTAACTGTTAATGCATTGACCGCTTCTGATGAAGTTATGATCCCTATACAGTGTGAATATTATGCCCTGGAAGGGATAAGTCAGCTTATTTCGACGTTAGATCTTGTTAGAGAGAGGCTAAATCCTATGCTTAAAGTTGGAGGTGTCCTTCTTACGATGCACGACCAGAGAACTGTTTTAGCCAATCAAGTTGTAGAAGAGGCCCGTAAACATTTTGGCGCAAAAGTTTTTCAAACAATCATACCTAGAAATGTGCGTTTGGCTGAAGCCCCAAGTTTTGGCCAGCCAATAATGTTTTATGATCCTACATCAAAAGGGGCGTTGGCCTATGAAAAATTAAGCAGGGAGGTAATTGGCGATGAATAA